The genomic window TGCTGGCGCATGGCTTCAACATCCAGGAGGCCATTGATCTGCCCTCCTTCCACTCCGAGCATTGGGTCAGCAGCTTCTGGCCGCGCGGCGCCAAGCCCGGGAAGCTGGTGCTGGAAGGCCGCTTTGCGCCCGCGGTGCTGGAGGCGCTGAAGGCCCGAGGCCATGCGGCCGAGATGGGCGGGGAATGGAGCGAGGGGCGCCTGACGGGCGCGCGGCTGGAGGCGGATGGCCAGATCTTCGCCGGCGCCAATCCGCGCGGGATGCAGGGCTACGCTGTCGGGCGCTGAGGCGCCCGACAGCTTTTTATTCGCCCTCAGGCGCCGGGCGCCGCCTCCGGCGGCTTGGCTTACGCGCCTCGCGCTGGTGCGGCTGGTGGAATGTTGGTTTGGGCGCGCCGGCCGCTTTGCGGCCGGGTGGTCGTGAAGGCAGCGCGACCCCGGGGGGACGGCAGGTGGCGCGCGCTGTTGGCACGCGCCACTCCAGGGGTCAGCTCTTCGACACGCCCCAGAAGAAGGGCAGCGGGCCCTTCTGGATGCCGGTGACGTTGCTCCGCCAGGCCGTGTAGCCCAGGAAGAAGCCGGTCGGCGCATACACCACGTCGCGGATCGCGGCCGCGTTCACCTTGTCCATGGCGGCCTTCTCGGCGGCCGCGTCGGGGGCGGCGAACCACTCGTCCACACCCGCCTCGACCTCGGCCGAATCGGGCCAGCCGAACCAGGCGCGCTCACCCGTGGCGCGCAGCGCGTTGTAGGCGGCGGGGTTCACGCAATCCGCGCCCGCGTGCCAGGTGTGGAACATGCTCCAGCCGCCCTGGCCGGGCGGGTTGCGCATGGCGCGGCGCTGGCCGGTGGTGCCCCAGTCGGTCGCCACGAAATCCACATTCATGCCGAGACGCCGCAGCAGGTCGGCCGTCACGTCGCCCTGCGCCTTCGTGATGGGCTGGTCCTGCGCCACGATGCAGGTGACCGGCTCACCGGCATAGCCGCCCGCGGCCAGCAGCCGCTTGGCGGCGTCAATGTCGCGCCGACCCTTCAGGATGTCGCCGCCCGCCTCGGTGTAGCCAGGGGTGCCCGGGGTGAAGAAGCCGGGCAGCGGCTTCCACAACGCGCTGTCACTGCCGACCAGCGCGGTCATATAGTCCTCCTGGCTCATCGCCATCAGGATGGCCTGGCGCACCTTCTGCGAGTTGAAGGGCTTGTGCAGGTGGTTCATCCGGAAGGAGCCGATATTGCCCAGCGGGTCCGCGATATCCACCTGCACGCGGCGGTTGCGCCGCAGCAGCGGCACCAGGTCGGTGATGGGGTTTTCCCACCAGTCGATCTCGTTGTTCTGCAAGGCGGAGGCGGCCGTCGCCGGGTCCGGCATCACGATCCACTCGACGCGGTCCACCATCATGCGCTTCGACGCCGAGAGCCAGGTGCCGCCATTCTCCCGCGGCACATAGCCGTCGAACTTCTGGAAGACCGAGCGCGCGCCGGGCACCCATTCATTGCGGATGAAGCGCATGGGGCCGGAGCCCACATATTCGCCGATCTGCTGGAAGGGGTCCGTGCGCGCTATGCGCTCGGGCATGATGAAGCAGATGGGCGTGTTGGTCTTGCCCAGCGCGTAGAGCAGCTTCGGATAGGGGCTGCGCAGCACCCAGCGGAAGGTGCGGTCATCCACCGCCACCAGCTCGTTCTGGATGGCGCGGATCATCTGGCCCAT from Roseococcus microcysteis includes these protein-coding regions:
- a CDS encoding ABC transporter substrate-binding protein, which codes for MDRRQFLQTGAALAGSAGFAAPALSQGAAARTLRFVPQANLANFDPIWGTQYVVRNASAMVWDTLYGVDDTLTPRPQMVEGHTTSQDGLTWTFTLRAGLRFHDNEPVLARDVVASITRWMPRDPMGQMIRAIQNELVAVDDRTFRWVLRSPYPKLLYALGKTNTPICFIMPERIARTDPFQQIGEYVGSGPMRFIRNEWVPGARSVFQKFDGYVPRENGGTWLSASKRMMVDRVEWIVMPDPATAASALQNNEIDWWENPITDLVPLLRRNRRVQVDIADPLGNIGSFRMNHLHKPFNSQKVRQAILMAMSQEDYMTALVGSDSALWKPLPGFFTPGTPGYTEAGGDILKGRRDIDAAKRLLAAGGYAGEPVTCIVAQDQPITKAQGDVTADLLRRLGMNVDFVATDWGTTGQRRAMRNPPGQGGWSMFHTWHAGADCVNPAAYNALRATGERAWFGWPDSAEVEAGVDEWFAAPDAAAEKAAMDKVNAAAIRDVVYAPTGFFLGYTAWRSNVTGIQKGPLPFFWGVSKS